The Arvicola amphibius chromosome 6, mArvAmp1.2, whole genome shotgun sequence DNA window aaattatattttatagggATTGGGAAAAGTATTCTATTATCTACTTTAATTCAAATCATACTCTAATTAAGACAGATCTTAACCACTCAATTTCAATATTAAAATGCTATAGTGTTAAATAATGATAAATTGACCAATAAtttaaagcaattattttaattaaaaattactctATTACATAAATGTTTGTATATTCCTTTCTACTCTACCTCATGATCCATACATGCATTATTTTACCTTAACACataagtttctgttttcttgaacTTAAAGGAGAATTTAGTTTCTAGAGTGAGTTAGAAGCAATGATCTTATGAGGATTTATCAGaatatgtaagagccagaaacaatgtaaaataacacaagtattaaatattctttattcttatcATTTTTCTATGGAGCTAGCATTCTTTCAGTTTCAAACATTTTCTGTGCTTTCCTATGCTCTTTCTTTCTGGACTGAGGATTGAGCCCCCAATCCTCACCCCATAGGACATGCAGTCTCTACCACTGAGTCCCAGAGCTACACATTCACGGTTACACATTACCATGCAAGTTCTTCGTCACAGTGGCATAAATTTTTATCCTGTTCCTTACCTTGTTAATTTTAAAGGGCATTTCCCTTGTGTCTTCTTTGTTAAACTGTTGATGCCACTTTCCTTTGAAGTATAATGCGTTGACAAGAACCAGCCTGGTCTCTGAATTAACTGAGTCTCCTGACAGCAACTCTGGAATTTTCCCTTTTGAGAAAGCAGAGACTTCATTCAGGTTCATTTTATACACGTGTGAGAAATAAGCTGATATGACATTTTGGCAGATTTGAGCATCATGCTTTCAAATTTGCTGAATGTGGAtgagcatgaaaaaaaaaataagccaaaacaACATACCAACACCCATGTTTGACTTGATGTCATGGCCATGGGAGTAACATGACCAAGGTGAGGGTGCTGAAGGACTTCCAAGTCCCTCAAGGAAAGCAGGTTtgggaaaagcagagaaaggcacTTCAGGGTGGAGAACAAAGAAGCATGAGATGTGGAAGGGATCGCAGGGGACTAGGGCTCCCCCTGGGTGCCATTGTCAGCTGACAACTTGATTGGGTCTGGAATCAGCTAAGAGACATGTCTCTGGGCAGGTCGACAAGAACATTTCCCAGAAAGAGTAAGTAATGGAGAGGACACTTCCCAGAGTGGGCAATGCCTTCCTGTGCTGCCCCGACTAGCGggctgaggaagaagcagcactccttttgcctgcctgccttcagcCTTGCTGGTGAGTGCGTCTGTGCTGTTCACACCTCTGCACCTGCCATTTTCCGCTGACACCGGAGCCCAGTAGCTTTGGTCTTCATGTGGACCAAGACTAGTGACTCTCTGGAATCCTCTAGGCTTTCCATTCCAGGCTGAGATTGCTGAGGTCTCCAACCCCACAGACTGAGCAGCTACCAGATTCTCGGCCTCTACAAGCAGATGGCCATTGTCGGACTATATAGTCTGTACTGTGTGTGCCAATCTACTAGATCCCTTAGTAATATGTAttcattctgttcctctagaataCTCTGACTAATACACTAGTGTTAGATACAGTATCTCATCTAGCGCTCCATGGTCATGCCCAGTTCTAGCATAGCACAACATGTCAGAGACTCAAGGACAAAAGATAGTTTGTGGAGGAGGTATTGCTATCATATACTTTGGAGTGCTGTCCATCCTAGGGGAGAAGATGCAGGTCAGAGGGCAGATTCCCTTCTTCTGTCTAAAGGAGCATCCTTTCTGTAGAGAAGAAAATCCTCGCTAGCTTACAATGTCAAGAGTGCACAAGAGGCAAAGACTACAACAAGAATTGTCAAATAATTGTTGcgtctttattaaaaaaatcattttatactcTCTGTTAGTAGAAATAGGAATGCATCCAGTGGTACATAAGCATCTGAAGGGTTCAACTATCAGATAGTGATTTCAATGACCTTAAAGACTGATGCTGGAACATATCatctctgaaataaaaacaaatagggtTGAACCTAAATGGGAGGTACTTTTAGGCCAATCAATGGAACTGAGCAGCCCTGAAAGGAAATCAAGTTTAGTTTCACCAAATGTAAGTGAGGGATCTAAGGCAGGAAGGGTGGAATCAGAAACAGGAATCCTCTTAAGACATAATGATAGTGAAGGCCAGGGCAACACAGACCGTAGGAAGAAGGAGCCCAGGGAAGAATTATGAGGAAGGCCTCCACATGAATCTCCATGGTGAAGTCACATGACCTGTCAACACTGCACGCCACCCCTGTCTTCTATGGTAAGCTGTTAGACTGGAAATCAGGCCCATGAGTTCTCGTGACATTTGTATCATCCCCCTGTCCTGAAGAAATATACAGATAACTCTATTTTTCAAATCTAAGTTTCTGAATAAAACCTCCATGAAGTCACTGAGGTCTGAATTATACCACATATAATGATGCTAGTCTGCATCCCTTTGACTCCCTGAAATAACATGAGACTAGTccatgggggagaagggaagttaagagaaagaacagggaaggaagaaaaggaaggggtggaTGGAAAGGAGAAAATTGTGAGGTGTGAAATAACTTGAAATTCTGACCTTCAGTCTGTTTGGAGACCCACGTGTTTATGTGCTTCCTGGACTCCTCTGGAGCTTTGGCAAAGGACAGCTGCTCCAGCTCCGAGTGGTAGAACTGAAGACAGGACTCCTTAAAGgtctttggagagaaaagcgttCAGAAAAATAACACTGGAAAATAAAGTGTCTGCAAGCTTCCAAACCCTCTGATAgtatgtcaaaaacaaaacaaaacaagaaaaaactaaAGTGAGTGTAGATGCCACTTTAAGCAGCAAATATCTAAGTCTTTTTACATGGGAATAACCAGACATGattgaataaaaataacaagtagTCAAATTTGAAATACTTTAAAGTATCATTATAGAATTGTGGTCTTTGGGGGAAGTTTAAGGAGTCGAGTAGTTGAGTTTCACTATTTGACCAAGGCTGGTCtaaaacttgtgatcctcctgtctcaggtaTTTAGATGTGAATCATCACACCAACTAGAACTTGATCCTTAATTTTCTCAAGTTCTCTAGGGTCCTTCTCCTGGGATCTACATCAACAAGCATTTTAAATACAATTGATATCATTCTACTGACAGAACTTACTGGAAGGATTTTACAGGTACTCTCTGCAAAGAGCCTATTGGCCGTTCTAAGCGAGTACTTTCTGCTGGGCTCGTTCAGGTTACCGAGAAGCTCCTGGAAGCCTTGATGAATGTCTTCCTTTGTGTTTAAACCAAGTGCCTGCGAAGGGAAAGAATGAAACAATATGAGCTCAGTGATGAGACATTTTGGCAGCAAAGAGGAGCCTGCaagctgaagggatggctcaggtGGCGAAGGACATGAGGCTCTGAGCTGGATCTCACTGTGCACATAAAAAGATGGGTTCCATAGTgtatggctgtaatcccagcactgggataaGAAGATACCTGCATTTACACATGTCCTCTGCCTAAAGAGGCACACATGGGCATGtaaacacacacgcgcacgcatgtacacacacacactcacgcacacacgtATACCTGCCATATGCATGCACAAGCTCTCTGTGTTTATTAAAAGACCAGAGAGAGTAATTATGAAGAAGACCCCTCTGCATTGTCTTCTTCGTGTCCTCATGCACTCACCTAAAAGGCTCATCACGGGAAGGAAAATTCTGGCAAACCTCATAGCAACAGTGTCCCACTGTGACAGTGAAGCAGAGAGCTTTTTCTCAGGCCAGTGTctcctgcctgccctggaaccCCTGAGGTCAGAGACCCATCCTTCATCACCTGCAATGCTTATAGGATGCTTCATAAAGCAACCAACACAGTGCCTGGTCAGGATGAGGACCAGCTACAGACATTTGCTCAGTCAGTATCTCAGCTGACATAAGGCAGGTTAGACACAATTAAGAGAGGAATTAACCTTTCTTGGCCAATGAATAATTATAAAGTCTGTTGCTCTAAAAATAGATCTTAGCAACCTATGTTTCAAATAATCTCAACTCCTTTTTTCCCATCGTTGTACTTGTGGCtgcccccacttttttttttaaaaaaaaaaaactcttttttatttgaaagtaagTTGTGcatgctagtcttgaacttgcatcctcctgtttcagtctcCTTAGtagttggaattaaaggcctgtgccaccaggtctAGCATGAAATTATTTACACATCATTTTCTAAGTGAAATCTGGACaaaattttgagaatttcttctAAGTTATTACTGAGGGAAACTCATTGTCCCTTCCTCTTTAGCCCCTGCCCCATGAAACAGTGTGTATGCATTCCGACCCTCCCTGCTCAGCAACTCTTAGGCAAGTAAGACAGGTGTCAGGTGACAGGGAACTTACCTGAGACATCTGGACTGCAGTGTCTCCCTTCGCCCCCAAGAGGACCATAGCTAGAGCAGAGGAGATGCTCACAGGAGAGTAACATACATTCTTCGAAGGGTTGTTTTGACAAAGGAGCTTTAAAACATGAATGGCAAAGGTGCCGTTTGCTTCAGACAGAGTGTTCATGATGCAGAGTCTGGAGGCAAAGGAGAAATGGTACTCAGCACAGCGCTGGAGGTTCACTGATCTGGCCTGGGGAAATCTAGGACTCTACTCTTTGTTCTCATTTCAAAATTCCTAAGTACTTAAAATTGGATTTTACAAATTCATTCTCAGCCACAGTCCTTCCAATTTTAAGGTTATTATCTAGGTGTGGTCACGGCAGCAGACCAAACTAGCGTCTGTCCCATATGTGTAGGTAGAAGGTCAGATCATCAGGactgcacacacaggacacagctgAGAGAGGGGGCTCTAGTCTCCTTCCATACAGTCCAGTTCCTCTCTCTGAAGATGGTGGAGCTGAggataaagaggaggaggaagagcagtggaagggaagaagaaaacaaccaTGAGCATCCAGGTCCTCTAGCCTGGCTTCAGCATagctgtgttctgtgtgtgcctgtgaagaCTCTGAGATGTCTGAGTGTGTATTAGACAGTGCCTCTGCATTTACAGTTGCTTCAGGAAAGACACTGAGAGGCTGGAGGACACACTAAGACAGGCTGGTGTCGTTAGCTCTGCCGTGCAGCAGGAGGTGTCCACCTGCAGTGGCTGCTCTGGTAGCCTTGGATCGGGGGTGGCTCCTAGGCTGTTTCTCTGTAGAGCTTGCCTCTCTCCCAGCTGAATAGACTGAGTCCATGTGCATCCAATGGCTGTGCTCTCGCTGTCATATGACCTTAGTGTGttccagaatttttttcttctgtgcttaAATGCATATCAAATAGCACAGGGAGTCTCAGAACATTACTACCCATACTTCTTCCTACTCCCCAGACAGAAGGACACAGCATCCTAGTACTGTACCTAGATCCTGTGACTCCTCCCCTTAACTCCCCCAGGAGTTCCCTTCAGGAAAGCTGGGGCTGCTTTATTTCAACGACTTCTCTTCTGGATGGTCCTCTCATCTAAATCTGCTTGTGACCCCTATACTCCTGCCCATCCTGATGTCCTTTAAAGTCGTTTCTAGTCTTGAAGAACTGTTTATCCCATCTAGAAGGTCATCTACCTGGTAACTGTCACTGAGTTCAAACTACTCACCCTTCCCTCCTTCACTGGGACAGGACAAGTTCAGGGCCTCTGCTCTGCTAACCTAAGGCAGCTGCCCCAGCTCAGTCCTTTCATCCCTCCCAAGTGCACTCTGTCTCTTACTGACTGTTGTCTCCACCACACCCAGAGCTCTCTGAAGGCAGGAGAGATGTTTGGCACCCTGATTTTAAGCACCTGGAAGCATGCTCTGGATAAAGGGGGCTTTATCAACATGGagtgaattattttataaatggaaaTGAGGAATGTTCAACTTCGTCTAGAGACTGCTCATTTTAAAGGGCCCGGAAATAGGATAGACACATGTTTTATATCCGCCAGGAGAGAGCAACGGCAGTCAAATGTCTAGGCAGCAGAAACTGAAAGGACACAGGAAAGAAGCCAGTAAGAAAGGATGCTGCTGACCCCTGAAGCAGTGGTTGAGGAGAGGCCAAGGCAGCTCTAGGACACCAGCCCTAGGACCAGCCTTGCTGCCATTGGCCAGCTCGAGTTTTCTAAAGATCACCTTTTTAAATGTCCATCAACACTGTAGGATCCAGCCATGATacgctaaatatgaacagatcacccaaaggaagttctttacttccaaccattatcacctgccagtgtaggactcagccatcaataaatttaatagaggcctgagtctcaggagtttaccctgaagcaacaccTGGTTTCAGGAAGGACCATAGActagattacctgagcaccacccaagaacagaccatccaaagaaaatgcctaatgttccaaccactgtagataggatcacctgccagcacacactcaccaggacacccctaaacaaatgtcagccagtcaggggtcctgaacctcagaaactccTTATCCCCACCTTTACTATTATAAAAATCCAACTCGAACTGAActcggggctctccgtttattccaatatgttggacatgtggagagacagaGTTTGCAAACTGGcctaaaataaaggctctttgcttttacatacagggactcggtctccttgttggcttttggggggacttctcggatttgggcataacaaatACCACCTGCTTACTCTTTTCCTAACTCTGCAATCCTGGGCTTCCCTCCTGAACTCAATCTGGACCCTGTAAACATCACTCACCTCTGTGGGTCCCACGGTCCCAGCCTGAGACAGGAGCCCTCACTTAGCACCTTCGTGGCCTCTCAATGCAGCGTTTGCAGCTTGAATGTCCTGCTCCTTTAGCTGAGCAGCCCGGCAGACTCTGCTGGCTGGAATTTCTTGTTCAGAGTTCTCTGAGGGCGGGCGGGGAGACTAACAGCAGCTTTCTCTGGCGTCTGCGGGGAAGAGGATAGGCTCTCGTACTGAAAGTGAAAGTATTTGCTGGAGAGTCTTTGCGGGAGAGGAGGAGGCGGgataggggagggggagggaaggtgggaggaggagagggataggggaggaagaagaggaggaggaggaggaggaagtggaggagaaggaggaggaggagggaggaggaggagaaggaggaggaggagggaaaaggggaggggaagggagggggggagggggaaaggaggaggaggtggtgctTTGCCTGGGATTTTAACAGCTCCCTGGGGCAGGGGGCCCgcgggcaggggtggggggcgggCTGGGGTGTCTATTATcgattccccaccccaccctcctttTCTGGAGGAAAAACAGCAGTTCTTTTTCTGCCTATATTTCCCAGTCACGAGCATTTCTTGTGAATGAAATGTGTGGTTCTGTGAGGTCCTCTTATGAGCCCGATTTTTCCAAGGCTTAGCATAAGGGTTCAAGGCATCAAGGACTGGGGCACGAGCCACATTCATGCTACACAAGGTCTACTGCAGGGGCTGAGTTCTTTTCAGAGACCTCAACTCAGGTGAAGCCACAATTTTTGACTCTGCGGCAAAAAGGGACTAAAGGGCGAGCTAGTATGAAGTAGAGCTGGATTTATTAAGcaaatcatatatatttaaatacaagtAACATTCAAAGGGAGGTCTAGTAAGGTGAGACACACCTAAGTATGCAGGGAGAGCACGGCTTCAGTGTCTTAGCGGTATCTACACACGTGGCTTTGGTGGCTCTCAAGTTACCTCTTAAAAAGCCGCTAggacccccccccctttccatTGTTATTTAATAGAGgttcaattttttatttgtttaattatttaaggagaaaatattagTACTACAATGAATGAAGCTATGAGAACAAGACACATAAACAGAATTTCACCATAGGAAAATGCCTTGCTGGGAAACAGGACCACTAGAGACTTCACAGGACACACACATGATCAGCTAACACCATCTATAGGATCACACATCTAGTTCTCCCCAAGGTCAAGATTTCATTTTGCCTAGCAGAGAGCTTTCCCATGCCCTGTGGCACACTCAGTCTAGAAAGTCTTCCTCTCCATGTGCTCTCCTTCCTGGATTATGGATGCCCACATTTCTACCAATCTCTTCCTCCCAGAAGCTTCCTGGTGCCATTGGCTTCTCCAGGGCGCTCATTTTCTGTGGCTTGGCTCCATGTGTCCACAGAGGCTGCTCGTACCTCTTGTCTTCTAACCCCTGACCCAGCAGGAAGTGACAGCAGCTGAAGGGAATCAGCTTGaggctttctttctcatcttgcttgagGGAAGGGTTGGGTCCTTTACGTGCAGCATCTGCTTCCTCAGTCACCCTGTGTTCTCCACCCTAAGGGGATTTCAACCTTCCCTGTCCCTTAGGTTTTTCTAGCTCCTCTGCTTTGACCTACAACTTCTGATCACATCCTGTCTTAACTTGTGTTCTTGGGGATACTTTTCACTTTGGTCCTGCATCACCGAGGTAGCTGGCTCATAGTTATTGTCTCTCTTTGTCCTTGTGTCCCCTGACACAGTGTCTCCATCctgctctgcttcttcttcctcaccCATACTCCCTCCAGAGTCTTCCCTGCAATCTTCCTCTATATCTTCTAACAAGAGGCCATGttgttttctcttcctggctGGAACACTctggcctttttattttcttctttcattttccatgtGTAGTCTGTCAGAAGATGGGCTTGCCCTATAACACAATGCTCACTCTTATGAGCGCAGACCTCATAGACCTTTGCCATCTACTTCGTATTTCTTAAGCAAATCATTGGCATCGTTTCCACTGTACTTTCTGCTTGATGGCACATGGTTCTCATTCTCCTCCCACCTGGACAATCCTTTGAACGCAAAATCTACCATATTGTTTCTGTTTGGGGCTTGTAACCCGCAAGACTATAGCAATTTCCCTCTACCCCCACACTAAAGATCTACCTAGTCCTTGTTTTCATACATGAGCAGGACTTTAGGGATGCCTTACAAgagaactgtatttatttatttatttatttatttttaattctttatttttttttataaaaaatttccatctcctcccctcctcctccccccttccctcccctcccaagaACCGTATTTATTATGGAACGATAAAAGCATGGATTACAAAGCTGTTGGACATGGCTTGTATTGTAAATAAGGTTTCTTGTAAGATTCCTAGGAAACTACAGGTTTATAcctagaagaggaggaagaccaTGCATGCTTAGATTAAAAACATGATGGCTGTTTTAACATTCTCATTTGAACTCTCTCTGTACAGAAGGAGTACTGTGCATCCTGCCAACCTTCACAGGAAGTGTTATCTGGGCTGATAAGACTCTTCAATCAGACTTGGGGTGAagggcttcttttctttctaagttGAATCTCCCTAACTTTCTTAGGTTTTCTGTGCTATGTCAATATATCATTTGTCagccattcatttcttttcttcgcTAAAGATATTATTAACGATACTgtctataataaattttattccattggtcaGCATTAGATTGTTTCTACCTTTTATCTACTATTAAGTTTACAATGAACATTTATGGATagacatatgattttttttaattaccctGGTTATAGCCCAAGGAATGGAATTTCTGGGTCATATGGCAATTCTACATTTAACATTTTGAAGAACTACCTAATGAGTTTGAAAGCTTCTATGCAATTTCTTGTTCCCACCACCAAGGTATGAGTTTTAGTTTCTCAATGTGTGGTTTGTCACTTCTTATTTTAGCCAATGGGTGTGAAGTGGTTACTCAtggttttgagttttatttcccTGATGTCAGTCATAAGTTCATGTGCTCCTTCTACAAGAATGTCTACACAaattccttttcctgtttttatttgggtGGTTACCATGATCATCATCACTGCCATTAAAGAGCATAACATTAAATGTGTAACTCTGTCTCTATTCTGGTTAACGTCTTCATCTCTATGGTAAATTTTAAATCCTCCCAAGATTAAAGATCCTTACACCCTATGGCACATGTCAGGTGACTCTGCCATCTCTGTGACAAGTGATTAATGGAAACATCCTCCTATCCCTAGTGAGAACCTTTGTCTACCCTGCCTAGGACTCGTGTAGCCTCTGTTAAGAAAACTTCCTCCTATGCCATCCATCATACCTCTCACTTGAGCTCCTTTAATGAGACTTAATTATCGGAGACAGTTGATTGGGCCACTGAAAAATCTCTCTCAGGATTGATTGTTTCCAAAGACTGAATGAAAATGCTCACACTTTGGAGCTGAATTGTCTTCTGGAAGGCTCTGGGATTTTTGCTTCCACCAGCATGATGTTCCTGCATAAAATAGAAATTCTTTGGGGGAATGATGTTTAAAGAGTTGTTAGCCAAAGTGAAATACAAATGTCTCTTTAGAATTATCTAAACTTTATTTATGAACTTTGTCAGGTGGTCCAGTTATAATTTTCCTCTTGGTTCTAACACCccaaacttggaaaaaaaaataggtctCTGTctgaaaaaagtcataaaaagaataaaagtggaGACCAAGACTAGAACACACCCAGTTAGTGTCAGGAAACCTCTTGACTTTAGTAACTTTGGGCAAGAGCTTGCCTGAACAACACCTTCCTCTTGGTTTGAGGCCGGTATCACCTTgaagcctagactggcctcaaacttatgagtcacctgcttcagtttcccaagGGCTGGAGTTCTACCATGGTCAGAGACCAAACTCTGTTAGTTCTCTCACTGGCTCCTATGTTTTTAtcctataattatttttaaatagctttaaagaaaaatctactgttttcttttttcacagTCTTAGAAattagttgtttttaaaataacaataaattgaaaacacaaaattatttttataactgtgaCTGAATTCttctaaagcacacacacacacaatgatgagAACATAGGTCATTGCACAAATTCAGCAAAACTTCCAAATCATCAAAAAGGCCCAAGTCCTTAAGCTATCACCCAGCCTTAGGAAAGAATGGGCAACGTgaagagcacagagcacagagaaagcCACAGGGACCTGTGGTGTATAgaaagcttttgcttttcttttcctagaaCACTTCACAACATGCGGCTGTAAGTGCATGCATCTCCAGTTACTAGAAAACATTTCCCTAAAAGGAGTGGGGCTAAAGGAAAGATGGGATCACAGCCATTTCCATGTTTTAAGACTGTCTTCTGCTTTGCTCAAACAACCAATAAACTGTAAattattaaatcaaaataaagaacattGGATATTGAAAGGAAGCATGAttaacaatttttatatttaatttttatttatattttttaagccTTATGAATACCTTGGGAAGGTATTTCAATTCAGAGAAAACAGTTACTCCACAGTAAGCAAGAGGAGGTAGACAGACCACTCTTGTGGGGACCCCAGACACCCTGAGAGCAAAATCAAGAGATTTTGCTGCGCCTAGTAGCATATAGAGCAGCATTCTAGAAAGCTTGCAAGCATGCATACAAATGTGCCTACAGTCAGGGTATACAGATAAAGGCAGAGCCCTTCAAGGCTGTTTCAAATGTCCCTACTCTGAAACTTCAGCCATAAGAGCCTCTATTATTCTCCAAGGCTCTGATGCTGGTACAGCTACTAACAGACCACACAATAGACACACTCATTAGACCATTCAAACTACAAAAAGTTGGTTGTACAAGGTTGAAACAAAGGAAGTTGTTGGGGTCCTACATTCCAGGGCAGGGGCTTATGggttagaaatgttaggcagaacaAACAGAGATACGAAAGAAAAGGACGGAAACACAGAATAGAGTCAGaagggcaacccagtgaatactaaATTCACCCATGTTTATAATGTCCAATAATTATAATGTCCAATTCACCCATGTTTATAATGTCCAATAATTGGTAATGTCCAATAATTATGAGCACCTCAACTTGTCCCTCCCTTCAGGATGTGGAAtgatatttgtgtatttgtggaACTCTTTCTTGTAAGCGTCAACACTGGTCCTCACTGACAGTTCTATACTAAGGTACTCAATGGCCATGCATACCCGTCCTCACCAAAGATACTTTATGGTGTTCATCTAGCACCAAAGACTAAGCTTCCCTTCTCTGAAAGACAAAACCTCTTATGTCCAActcatatttattttacaaaaccaTTTAAAACACCACACAATATCACCACCAGCTATGGGCATAGGATGTAtgtgaaacaaaaattaatttcatattcAGACCCCAAGGTCTTAATATTTGTCATATGCAaatattcatttgtatttgattttatttcatctgCATTTGATTTGTCTCATTTGCATTTgatatatgcaaatattccaaCATTTCAAAAAGCTAGAAACCGCAACTGTTGTGGAATagtatgtgaagatgtgttacatttgtttatgctgtggaacatttgtttattgATGCACAGATGTATTgcattcatttttggttttgtcattgttgttgttcgagacagggtttctctgtagctttggtgcctgtcctggaactagctcttgtagaccaggctggccttgaactcacggagatttacctgcctctgctttccaagtgcacCACCACCTCGGGAccatattgcattcttttatgttacatttgtttaactctatgaagctgtg harbors:
- the LOC119817863 gene encoding serpin B9-like, coding for MNTLSEANGTFAIHVLKLLCQNNPSKNVCYSPVSISSALAMVLLGAKGDTAVQMSQALGLNTKEDIHQGFQELLGNLNEPSRKYSLRTANRLFAESTCKILPTFKESCLQFYHSELEQLSFAKAPEESRKHINTWVSKQTEGKIPELLSGDSVNSETRLVLVNALYFKGKWHQQFNKEDTREMPFKINKKEKRPVQMMCQEDTFNLAHVNEVQAQMLEMPYEGMELSLLVLLPDDGVDLSQVENSLTFEKLTAWTKPDFMRSTNVEVFLPKFKLQEDYDMESVFQHLGMVDVFQGGKADLSGMSPERDLCVSKCVHKSVVEVNEEGTEAAAASSVMIVACCASIPETFCADRPFLFFIRHNKTNSLLFCGRFSSP